In Microcaecilia unicolor chromosome 1, aMicUni1.1, whole genome shotgun sequence, the following are encoded in one genomic region:
- the ANKRD46 gene encoding ankyrin repeat domain-containing protein 46 has protein sequence MSYVFVNDSSLTNVPLLQACIDGDFNYSKRLLESGFDPNIRDSRGRTGLHLAAARGNVDICQLLHKFGGDLLATDYQGNTALHLCGHVDTIQFLVSNGLKIDICNHQGATPLVLAKRRGVNKEVIRLLESLEEQEVKGFNRGAHSKMETMQTAESESAMESHSLLNPNLQQGEGVLSSFRTTWQEFVEDLGFWRVLLLIIVIALLSLGIAYYVSGVLPFVENQPELVH, from the exons ATGTCGTATGTTTTCGTAAATGATTCTTCACTGACAAATGTTCCGCTGCTGCAGGCATGCATCGATGGTGATTTTAATTATTCCAAGCGACTACTTGAGAGTGGTTTTGACCCAAACATTCGTGACAGCCGTGGACGTACTGGCCTTCACCTTGCTGCAGCTAGAGGAAATGTCGACATCTGTCAGCTGCTGCACAAATTCGGGGGTGATCTACTTGCCACAGATTACCAGGGTAACACTGCCCTTCATCTGTGTGGCCATGTTGATACTATTCAGTTCCTGGTTTCTAATGGGCTTAAAATTGACAtttg CAACCACCAAGGTGCAACACCACTTGTTCTGGCAAAACGCAGGGGAGTAAATAAAGAGGTGATCCGGTTACTTGAGTCGTTGGAGGAGCAGGAGGTGAAAGGATTTAACAGAGGAGCTCACTCCAAGATGGAGACCATGCAGACTGCTGAAAGTGAGAG TGCAATGGAAAGTCATTCCCTCCTGAATCCAAACCTGCAGCAGGGTGAAGGAGTTCTTTCCAGTTTTCGCACCACTTGGCAGGAATTTGTGGAGGACCTGGGCTTCTGGAGGGTGCTGCTGCTTATAATCGTCATCGCACTTCTATCTCTTGGCATTGCATACTACGTTAGCGGAGTGCTTCCTTTTGTGGAAAACCAGCCTGAATTGGTGCATTAA